A window of the Arenibacter algicola genome harbors these coding sequences:
- a CDS encoding dicarboxylate/amino acid:cation symporter, with product MKKLALHWRILIGMLLGLLFGVLMLYTSGGKLFIQNWINPFGIIFINLLKLIAIPLILASIIKGISDLKDIAQFKTIGFRSVTLFITTTIVAIIIGLVLVNIFSPGKGISEETVARITNEYVGRQGVQAKLAEASLQKESGPLQFLLDMVPENAFSAMSDNKLMLQVIFFSVFLGVSMLLIGEAKAQPLKTLFDSLNDAVLKMVDLIMLTAPLAVFALLANVVVSSGDPDLLLALVKYAGVVILGLFLMIVFYCTVLTLVARKNPIWFLKAISPAQLLAFSTSSSAATLPLTMERVENELGVDKEVASFVLPVGATVNMDGTSLYQGVAAVFISQALGHHLEITDQLMIILTALLASIGSAAVPGAGMVMLVIVLESIGFPSDKLAVGLALIFAVDRPLDMARTVINVTGDAMVSVVVAKSVGKLNDIPK from the coding sequence ATGAAAAAACTTGCCTTGCACTGGCGAATCCTAATTGGTATGCTTTTGGGATTGCTTTTTGGGGTATTAATGCTATATACATCGGGAGGTAAGCTGTTCATTCAAAATTGGATCAATCCGTTTGGCATTATCTTTATCAACCTACTGAAACTTATCGCCATTCCCTTAATTTTGGCTTCGATAATCAAAGGGATTTCAGATTTAAAGGATATTGCCCAATTTAAAACTATTGGTTTCCGTTCCGTAACCTTATTTATCACTACCACTATAGTGGCAATTATTATAGGTTTGGTGCTGGTCAATATTTTTTCCCCTGGCAAAGGTATCTCCGAGGAAACCGTTGCAAGGATTACCAATGAATATGTAGGTCGGCAAGGTGTACAGGCTAAACTGGCAGAAGCTTCCTTGCAAAAGGAATCCGGCCCATTACAGTTTTTATTGGATATGGTACCGGAAAATGCCTTTAGTGCAATGAGCGATAATAAACTAATGCTCCAGGTAATATTTTTTTCTGTATTTCTAGGGGTATCCATGTTGCTAATTGGGGAAGCCAAGGCACAACCTTTAAAGACTCTTTTTGATTCCCTGAACGATGCGGTATTGAAAATGGTCGATTTAATTATGTTAACAGCACCCTTGGCCGTATTTGCCCTATTGGCCAATGTAGTGGTCAGCTCCGGAGATCCAGATTTATTACTGGCATTGGTTAAATATGCAGGAGTTGTTATTTTAGGGCTTTTTCTAATGATTGTTTTTTACTGTACCGTATTGACATTGGTAGCCAGAAAAAATCCCATTTGGTTTTTAAAGGCCATTAGTCCGGCACAACTTTTGGCATTTTCGACCAGCTCCAGTGCGGCAACACTTCCCTTGACCATGGAAAGGGTAGAGAATGAGTTGGGTGTGGACAAGGAGGTTGCCAGTTTTGTACTCCCAGTTGGAGCTACTGTCAATATGGACGGAACCAGTCTTTATCAGGGCGTAGCGGCAGTTTTTATTTCCCAGGCCTTGGGGCATCATTTGGAGATTACAGACCAATTAATGATAATATTAACAGCTCTTTTGGCTTCCATAGGTTCTGCCGCAGTACCGGGAGCTGGAATGGTAATGTTGGTAATTGTTTTGGAATCCATAGGGTTTCCCAGTGATAAGCTGGCAGTAGGCCTTGCCTTGATCTTTGCGGTAGACCGACCTTTGGATATGGCCAGAACAGTAATAAACGTAACGGGTGACGCCATGGTGTCTGTGGTAGTTGCAAAATCCGTAGGGAAATTGAATGATATCCCTAAATAA
- a CDS encoding dicarboxylate/amino acid:cation symporter yields the protein MRKLELHWQIILGMLGGVLFALAMFQFDWGPKIVSDWIKPFGNIFINSLKLIAVPLILASLIKGVSDLKDISKLSKMGGRTIGIYIITTVIAVSIGLTIVNIIKPGSSISEETRNELVENYKGDADSKISQANEQKESGPLRALEDLVPSNIFAAAGDNGNMLQVIFFAIFFGVGLILIPAEQADPVKKFFDGFNEVILKLIDLIMLAAPYGVFALLAALVVESPSLDLFKALGWYSISVLLGLILMIGVYISFVWIFTKRKPSFFVNGISPAQLLAFSTSSSAATLPVTMERVEEHLGVEEEVASFVLPIGATINMDGTSLYQAVAAVFIAQAFGMDLSFGAQLGIIVTATLASIGSAAVPGAGMVMLVIVLAQAGIPEAGLALIFAVDRPLDMCRTVVNVTGDAAVSMMVAKSVDKLGEPKVKEWSDHYKPSK from the coding sequence ATGAGGAAGTTGGAATTGCATTGGCAAATTATTTTGGGAATGCTGGGCGGAGTCCTTTTTGCTTTGGCCATGTTTCAGTTTGATTGGGGCCCCAAAATTGTCTCCGATTGGATTAAACCCTTTGGGAATATTTTTATTAATTCTTTAAAGCTCATTGCGGTTCCGTTGATATTGGCTTCCTTGATCAAAGGAGTTTCCGATTTAAAGGATATTTCCAAACTTTCAAAAATGGGGGGGAGGACCATCGGAATTTACATTATAACTACTGTTATTGCCGTTTCCATCGGACTCACCATAGTGAATATAATAAAACCCGGATCCTCTATTTCTGAAGAGACCAGGAACGAATTGGTGGAAAACTATAAAGGAGATGCCGATTCCAAAATATCCCAGGCCAACGAACAGAAGGAGTCTGGACCATTAAGGGCCTTGGAAGATTTGGTGCCCAGCAATATTTTTGCGGCAGCTGGTGACAATGGCAATATGTTACAGGTCATCTTTTTTGCTATTTTCTTTGGCGTGGGACTGATTTTGATACCGGCAGAGCAGGCCGATCCGGTAAAGAAATTTTTCGATGGCTTCAATGAGGTAATTCTTAAGTTGATAGATTTGATTATGTTGGCCGCTCCCTATGGTGTTTTTGCCTTGTTGGCGGCTCTGGTGGTGGAATCTCCCAGTTTGGATCTATTTAAGGCACTTGGATGGTATTCGATCAGTGTTCTATTGGGATTGATCTTGATGATAGGTGTTTATATTTCCTTTGTATGGATATTTACCAAACGCAAGCCCTCATTTTTTGTAAACGGAATTTCTCCTGCACAATTACTGGCGTTTTCTACCAGCTCAAGTGCTGCCACACTACCTGTGACCATGGAAAGGGTAGAGGAGCATTTAGGGGTAGAGGAAGAGGTTGCCAGTTTTGTATTGCCCATTGGGGCCACTATAAATATGGACGGTACCAGTCTTTATCAGGCTGTTGCAGCGGTATTTATTGCACAAGCTTTTGGTATGGATCTTAGTTTTGGAGCCCAATTGGGAATCATAGTTACTGCCACCTTGGCTTCCATAGGCAGTGCCGCCGTACCGGGAGCAGGGATGGTGATGCTTGTCATTGTTTTGGCCCAAGCTGGGATTCCGGAAGCCGGACTGGCATTGATCTTTGCTGTAGACAGGCCTTTGGATATGTGTAGAACTGTAGTTAATGTCACCGGAGATGCCGCGGTATCCATGATGGTGGCAAAGTCTGTAGATAAATTAGGGGAACCCAAGGTCAAGGAATGGAGCGATCATTACAAGCCGTCAAAATAA